In Leptotrichia sp. OH3620_COT-345, the following proteins share a genomic window:
- the rapZ gene encoding RNase adapter RapZ, which produces MEEREKKELVIITGMSGAGKSEAMDFFEDRGYFCIDNFPISLFQYLNEIFISSEKRDKVAVAIDIRNQEFINQFSKQMKLLDDLKINYTVIYLDARTDVLLSRYELSRRKHPLNLHDTLLENIEEERKIIKNFMLKADIVIDTTKTTVKEFQEILKKEFLGKMTKLSINLTSFGYKYGIPLDMHLMFDLRFLPNPYYIESLKKKTGNHKDVNQYVMGLEESKEFYKMLCDMLYYLIPKYEKDGKSHLRIGIGCSGGQHRSATFVNKLYEDLSEKFDYKITKFHREIGEKLEIE; this is translated from the coding sequence ATGGAAGAAAGAGAAAAAAAGGAGCTTGTCATTATAACAGGAATGAGCGGTGCAGGTAAATCTGAAGCAATGGATTTTTTCGAAGATAGGGGTTATTTTTGTATTGATAATTTTCCTATAAGCTTATTTCAGTATCTGAACGAAATATTTATTAGCAGTGAAAAAAGAGATAAAGTTGCAGTAGCAATTGATATTAGAAATCAGGAATTTATAAATCAGTTTTCCAAGCAGATGAAACTTTTGGATGATTTAAAGATAAATTATACCGTGATTTATCTTGATGCAAGAACTGATGTTCTTTTAAGCAGATATGAGCTTTCAAGAAGAAAACACCCTCTGAATCTGCATGATACTTTACTGGAAAATATAGAAGAGGAAAGAAAGATCATTAAAAATTTTATGCTGAAGGCGGATATAGTTATAGACACGACTAAAACGACAGTGAAAGAATTTCAGGAAATCCTAAAAAAAGAATTTTTAGGGAAAATGACGAAATTAAGCATTAATTTGACATCTTTCGGATATAAGTACGGTATACCATTAGACATGCATTTGATGTTTGATTTGAGATTCTTGCCTAATCCATACTACATAGAAAGTTTAAAGAAAAAAACAGGAAACCATAAAGATGTAAACCAATATGTAATGGGGTTGGAAGAGAGCAAAGAATTTTATAAAATGCTGTGTGATATGCTTTATTATTTAATTCCTAAATATGAAAAAGACGGAAAATCACATTTGAGAATAGGAATAGGCTGTTCAGGAGGACAGCATCGTTCGGCAACATTTGTAAATAAACTTTATGAGGATTTGTCGGAAAAATTTGATTATAAAATTACGAAATTTCATAGAGAAATTGGAGAAAAACTTGAAATTGAATAA
- a CDS encoding replication-associated recombination protein A has protein sequence MNLFENLHEDKKPLAFRYRPKKLEDFYGQKRLVGEEGILKKIIEKGTFMNSIFWGASGTGKTTLAEIVANKMNYNYEYLNAIKSSVSDIKELSVRAKRIFNIEGRQTLLFFDEIHRFNKLQQDSLLQDLENGNIILIGATTENPYYSLNNALLSRCLAFEFKKLSKEDMLFILKNINEKENFNFSQEILKYIAGITEGDARQGINILELLSNVGVKFTIEEVKEILNTKKSYHKTEDKYDTISAMIKSIRGSDPDSAVYWIAKMLSGGEDPMYLARRLVILSSEDIGLANPQALPIAVAGMQATKEIGMPEARIILSEVAIYLALSPKSNSAYMAIDNAMNHIENQEIQEIPKYLTKLGAKDYKYPHNYEGNFVKQDYMIKKNKFYEHGDNKFENAANERMEKLWREK, from the coding sequence ATGAATTTATTTGAAAATTTGCATGAAGATAAGAAACCTCTTGCATTTAGGTACAGACCAAAAAAATTGGAAGATTTTTACGGACAGAAGAGATTGGTGGGAGAAGAAGGGATTTTAAAGAAAATAATTGAAAAAGGAACTTTTATGAATTCGATATTCTGGGGAGCATCTGGAACGGGAAAAACTACACTTGCCGAAATTGTAGCAAATAAAATGAACTATAATTATGAATATCTTAATGCAATAAAGTCTTCGGTTTCGGATATTAAGGAATTATCAGTGAGAGCTAAAAGGATATTTAACATTGAAGGAAGGCAGACACTTCTATTCTTTGATGAAATCCACAGATTTAATAAACTTCAGCAGGATTCGTTACTTCAAGATTTAGAAAATGGAAATATCATATTAATAGGAGCTACTACTGAAAATCCTTATTACAGTTTAAATAATGCTTTATTATCAAGATGTCTTGCGTTTGAATTTAAAAAATTAAGTAAAGAGGATATGCTTTTTATTTTGAAAAATATAAATGAAAAGGAAAATTTTAATTTTTCTCAGGAAATTCTTAAATACATTGCAGGAATAACTGAAGGTGATGCAAGACAGGGTATAAATATACTGGAACTTTTATCAAATGTAGGAGTGAAATTTACCATAGAAGAAGTTAAGGAAATATTAAATACGAAGAAATCTTATCATAAGACTGAAGATAAATATGATACAATTTCAGCAATGATAAAAAGTATAAGAGGAAGTGATCCCGATTCTGCCGTTTACTGGATTGCAAAAATGCTTTCAGGTGGGGAGGATCCTATGTATCTGGCAAGACGTCTTGTAATCCTTTCATCTGAGGATATAGGACTTGCAAATCCGCAAGCATTACCTATAGCAGTGGCAGGAATGCAGGCAACAAAAGAGATAGGTATGCCCGAAGCGAGAATAATATTATCAGAAGTGGCGATTTATCTTGCATTGTCTCCTAAAAGCAATTCAGCTTATATGGCAATAGACAATGCTATGAATCACATTGAAAATCAGGAAATTCAAGAAATTCCAAAATATCTCACAAAATTAGGAGCTAAAGATTATAAATATCCTCACAACTATGAAGGAAATTTTGTAAAGCAAGATTATATGATAAAAAAAAATAAGTTTTATGAGCATGGAGATAATAAATTTGAAAATGCTGCAAATGAAAGAATGGAGAAACTGTGGAGAGAAAAATAG
- a CDS encoding FAD-dependent oxidoreductase codes for MDFSLNLGTLDEGKLRKIDENELYDVIVVGTGPAAVSAAIYAVRKGLTVGIIGLKIGGQVLDTNEIENIIGTPKTTGAKFAESLEKHMKEYEIAFKEGHLVKEIKEDGKDKVVITDDGKNYKTKTVIIATGAEWKNLNIPGEAEYTGKGVHYCSTCDGPFYKNLDVAVIGGGNSGVEAALDLAGIAKNITLIEYMPELKADKVLQDKLAERENVKIITNAATTEVTGTQFAENLKYLDRKTNEEHNLKIDGVFIEIGLAPKSGLVKDLVETNKIGEILINEYNMTNKKGIFAAGDVTEVKQKQIVVAVGEGAKAALGAFEYIIKEY; via the coding sequence ATGGATTTCAGTTTAAATTTAGGGACATTGGATGAAGGAAAATTAAGAAAAATAGATGAAAATGAATTATATGATGTTATTGTAGTGGGGACAGGTCCGGCAGCAGTTTCAGCAGCAATATATGCAGTGAGAAAGGGACTTACTGTAGGTATAATAGGACTTAAAATAGGAGGACAGGTATTAGATACAAATGAAATTGAAAATATAATAGGAACTCCAAAAACTACAGGGGCAAAATTTGCCGAATCTCTTGAAAAACATATGAAGGAATATGAAATAGCTTTTAAAGAAGGACATCTTGTAAAAGAAATAAAAGAAGATGGAAAAGATAAAGTAGTAATAACCGATGACGGGAAAAACTATAAGACAAAAACTGTAATAATAGCAACAGGTGCAGAATGGAAAAATCTGAATATTCCCGGAGAAGCTGAGTATACAGGGAAAGGAGTACACTATTGTTCTACATGTGACGGTCCTTTTTACAAAAATCTTGATGTAGCGGTTATAGGCGGAGGAAATTCAGGAGTGGAAGCTGCCCTTGATTTGGCAGGAATAGCTAAAAATATTACTTTGATAGAATACATGCCTGAATTGAAAGCGGATAAAGTGTTACAGGATAAGCTTGCAGAAAGAGAAAATGTAAAAATTATTACAAATGCGGCTACTACTGAAGTTACAGGAACACAATTTGCAGAAAATTTGAAATATCTTGATAGAAAAACAAATGAAGAACATAACTTAAAAATAGATGGTGTATTTATAGAAATAGGGCTTGCTCCAAAAAGTGGATTAGTTAAAGATTTAGTAGAAACAAATAAAATCGGAGAAATTCTTATTAATGAATACAATATGACAAATAAAAAAGGGATTTTTGCAGCAGGAGACGTTACCGAAGTCAAACAGAAACAGATTGTTGTGGCTGTAGGAGAAGGAGCAAAAGCTGCATTGGGAGCATTTGAATATATAATTAAAGAATATTAG
- a CDS encoding oligopeptide ABC transporter substrate-binding protein — MKKKSIVLGFILSIMMLLTACGPGERKSKGVEGVDASKFPRETVNDAKAVEGATLKVALVTDSPIKGVLNEAFYQDAYDGEILDYFVGSDIFDTDNNFEVTDTGAVTLTVDADNKKAVIKIKDGIKWSDGQPLVADDLIYAYEIIGHKDYTGVRYNDERKKIVGIEDYHNGKSETISGIKKIDDKTIEMSFTEMGQGIYTIGNGLVGYALPKHHLKDVPVKDMISSEKIRNNIVTLGPYIPVKVVQGESIELKANPYYYKGKAKTERVTIQVVNSKTISAALRAGEYDLALQIPGDLYNTFKDLDNITILGRQELYYSYMGFKLGYYNKEKKENVTDPSAKMGDVKLRQALAYALDIDEMAKAFYHGLRERATSAVPPVFKKYYPEGIAGYPYDLEKAKKLLDEAGYKDVNGDGFREDKNGKPFEVRIASMAGGDIAEPLVQFYIQKWKEVGIKGVLTTGRLIEFNSFYDKVEADDKEIDVFFAAWGVGTNLNPYGTKGRSAKFNYTRFVSEENDRLMAETAGEKALKVPGYKAEAYKKWQEYFLEQAVEIPLTYRYELFPVNKRVKNYNTTYDKGVWRMHLVELTAKEPIKASK; from the coding sequence ATGAAAAAAAAGAGTATAGTTTTAGGTTTTATTTTATCTATCATGATGTTACTGACAGCATGTGGACCGGGAGAAAGAAAAAGCAAGGGAGTTGAAGGGGTGGATGCCTCCAAATTTCCGAGAGAAACTGTAAATGATGCAAAAGCGGTAGAAGGTGCTACATTAAAAGTAGCATTGGTAACAGATTCTCCAATTAAAGGAGTATTGAATGAGGCATTTTATCAAGACGCTTATGACGGAGAAATTTTGGATTATTTTGTGGGTTCGGATATATTTGATACTGACAATAATTTTGAAGTAACGGATACAGGAGCAGTTACTTTAACTGTAGATGCGGATAATAAAAAAGCAGTAATAAAAATAAAAGACGGTATAAAATGGAGTGACGGTCAACCGTTAGTTGCAGATGATTTGATTTATGCTTATGAGATAATAGGACACAAAGACTACACGGGTGTTAGATATAATGATGAAAGAAAAAAAATAGTAGGAATAGAAGACTATCATAACGGAAAATCCGAAACAATTTCCGGAATAAAGAAAATAGATGATAAAACAATAGAAATGAGCTTTACCGAAATGGGACAGGGAATTTATACAATAGGAAACGGTTTAGTGGGGTACGCTCTTCCTAAACATCATTTGAAAGATGTTCCCGTAAAGGATATGATTTCTTCGGAAAAAATAAGAAATAACATAGTAACATTAGGGCCATATATTCCTGTTAAAGTAGTACAGGGAGAAAGTATTGAATTAAAAGCAAATCCTTATTATTATAAAGGAAAAGCTAAGACGGAAAGAGTAACTATACAGGTAGTAAATTCAAAGACAATAAGTGCTGCATTAAGAGCGGGAGAGTATGACTTGGCATTACAGATCCCGGGAGATTTATACAATACTTTCAAAGATTTGGACAATATAACAATCTTAGGAAGACAGGAGCTTTATTATTCATATATGGGATTTAAATTAGGATATTATAATAAAGAAAAAAAGGAAAATGTAACAGATCCTAGTGCAAAAATGGGAGATGTGAAATTAAGACAGGCACTTGCTTATGCACTTGATATAGATGAAATGGCAAAGGCATTTTATCATGGATTAAGAGAAAGAGCCACATCCGCTGTTCCTCCTGTATTTAAAAAATATTATCCTGAAGGAATTGCAGGATATCCTTATGATCTCGAAAAAGCTAAAAAACTGTTAGATGAAGCAGGATATAAAGATGTGAATGGTGACGGCTTCAGAGAAGATAAAAATGGAAAACCTTTTGAAGTAAGAATTGCTTCAATGGCAGGAGGAGATATAGCTGAACCGTTAGTACAATTTTATATACAGAAATGGAAAGAAGTAGGAATAAAAGGCGTACTGACTACAGGAAGATTGATAGAATTTAACAGTTTTTATGATAAAGTTGAAGCAGATGATAAAGAAATAGATGTATTCTTTGCAGCATGGGGAGTAGGGACAAACCTAAATCCTTACGGAACAAAAGGGCGTTCTGCCAAGTTTAACTATACACGTTTCGTATCCGAAGAAAATGACAGACTTATGGCGGAAACAGCAGGAGAAAAAGCTTTAAAAGTTCCGGGATATAAAGCTGAAGCATACAAAAAGTGGCAAGAGTATTTTCTTGAGCAGGCCGTTGAAATACCTTTAACTTACAGATACGAGTTATTTCCTGTGAACAAGAGAGTAAAAAACTATAATACTACATACGATAAAGGTGTTTGGAGAATGCACCTTGTGGAATTAACGGCAAAAGAGCCTATAAAAGCAAGTAAATAA
- a CDS encoding oligopeptide ABC transporter substrate-binding protein — protein sequence MKRKNLLLLFVISIVLLAVSCGPGKKKSEGGGEKVDTSKFPAAVKNDGKAVEGATLKVAIVKDSPLVGIFTSLYSNDAYDAVISDIFTSEQIFDTDENFEVTDTGAATLTVDIPNKKAIIKIKDNVKWSDGQPMVAEDVIYAYEVIGSKDYEGIRYDDENEKIIGMKEYHAGKADTISGIKKIDDKTVEITFTEIGQNIYTLGNGLIGQALPKHYLGDVPIKELVSSEKIRDKIIAIGPYYPVKSVQGESIELKANPHYFKGKAKIDRVTIQIVNSQTAVAALKAGEYDIAYLIPGNLYNTFKDLNNLEVLGRQELYYSYMGFKVGRFDKEKGENIVDPNAKMSDVRLRKALAYGLNVDKMLTFYHGLRERATSSVPPVFKKYFPEGLEGYPYNPEKAKQLLDEAGYKDVDGDGYREDKNGKPFEVRIAAMAGGDIAEPLSQFYIQNWKEIGIKAVLTTGRLIEFNNFYQKVDADDKDIDIYFAAWGVGTNLNPIEFSGRKSPFNRPRFASEENDRLMNEIVGEKSLSVEGYKAEAYKKWQEYYMDQAVEVPLTYRYELVPVNKRVKNFNVSYDRDKNSIHRVELTEKEPLKASK from the coding sequence ATGAAACGAAAAAATCTTTTGTTGTTATTTGTAATTTCAATTGTGCTATTGGCAGTTTCGTGCGGGCCGGGAAAAAAGAAAAGTGAAGGAGGCGGAGAAAAAGTTGATACTTCAAAATTTCCTGCTGCTGTGAAAAATGACGGAAAAGCAGTAGAAGGAGCAACTTTAAAAGTGGCGATAGTAAAAGATTCACCATTAGTGGGAATTTTTACAAGTCTATATTCCAATGATGCATATGATGCAGTAATATCTGATATTTTTACTTCAGAACAAATTTTTGATACTGATGAAAATTTTGAAGTTACTGATACCGGAGCAGCTACATTGACGGTAGATATACCGAATAAAAAAGCAATAATAAAAATAAAAGATAATGTAAAATGGAGTGACGGTCAGCCTATGGTTGCCGAAGATGTAATATATGCTTATGAAGTTATAGGAAGTAAGGATTACGAAGGAATAAGATATGATGATGAAAATGAAAAAATAATAGGAATGAAAGAATATCATGCAGGAAAGGCGGATACTATTTCAGGAATAAAGAAAATAGATGATAAGACAGTGGAAATAACATTTACTGAAATAGGTCAAAATATTTATACTTTAGGAAACGGACTTATAGGACAAGCTTTACCTAAGCATTATTTAGGAGATGTTCCGATAAAGGAGTTAGTATCGTCGGAAAAAATAAGAGATAAGATAATAGCGATAGGTCCCTACTATCCGGTAAAATCAGTACAGGGAGAAAGTATAGAATTGAAAGCGAATCCTCATTACTTTAAAGGGAAAGCTAAAATCGACAGAGTAACTATACAAATAGTAAATTCCCAGACAGCAGTCGCTGCACTGAAAGCAGGAGAATATGATATAGCATATTTAATACCGGGAAATTTATATAATACTTTCAAAGATTTAAACAATTTAGAAGTGCTTGGAAGACAGGAATTATACTACTCATATATGGGCTTTAAAGTAGGGCGTTTTGATAAGGAAAAGGGAGAAAATATAGTAGATCCTAATGCAAAAATGAGTGATGTGAGATTAAGAAAAGCACTTGCGTATGGATTGAATGTAGATAAAATGTTGACATTTTATCATGGATTAAGAGAAAGAGCAACATCATCAGTACCTCCGGTATTTAAGAAATACTTTCCTGAAGGACTTGAAGGATATCCTTATAATCCTGAAAAAGCAAAGCAGCTGTTAGATGAAGCAGGATATAAAGATGTGGACGGTGACGGATACAGAGAAGATAAAAACGGAAAGCCGTTTGAAGTAAGAATAGCGGCAATGGCAGGAGGGGACATAGCAGAACCGTTATCTCAGTTTTATATACAGAATTGGAAAGAAATAGGTATAAAGGCGGTACTAACAACAGGAAGACTTATAGAATTCAATAATTTTTATCAGAAGGTTGATGCTGATGATAAAGATATAGATATTTACTTTGCAGCGTGGGGAGTGGGTACAAACTTGAATCCTATTGAATTTTCAGGAAGAAAATCTCCTTTTAACAGACCAAGATTTGCATCTGAAGAAAATGATAGATTGATGAATGAAATAGTAGGAGAAAAATCACTGTCAGTGGAAGGATATAAAGCGGAAGCATACAAAAAATGGCAGGAATATTATATGGATCAAGCAGTGGAAGTTCCCCTGACTTACAGATATGAATTAGTTCCTGTAAATAAAAGAGTAAAGAATTTTAATGTTTCTTATGATAGAGATAAAAACAGCATACATCGAGTCGAACTTACTGAAAAAGAACCTTTAAAAGCTTCTAAGTAG
- a CDS encoding ABC transporter permease produces MKNKNKKDNNIQMSEKPTGFSVIVREIKKDKLAMISLGILAILFITVFVSAALLDKEKIMEVSLLDKYAAPGEGFWLGADAGGRSILGQLVIGARNSIVVGFAVTFFTSMIGIVVGLITGYYGGTIDNIIMRIVDFITVLPTLMLIIVFVTIVPKYNLYTFIFIMSIFYWTGITRLIRSKVLTESRREYVLASKTMGTSDFKILFREILPNISSIIIVNSTLNLAGNIGIETGLTFLGFGFPPSTPSLGTLVGYATDPEVLSSKLWIWLPASLLILIMMLSINYVGQALKRAADARQRLG; encoded by the coding sequence ATGAAAAATAAAAATAAAAAAGATAATAATATACAGATGAGTGAAAAACCTACAGGGTTCAGTGTCATCGTAAGAGAAATAAAAAAAGATAAACTTGCAATGATATCACTGGGAATATTGGCAATATTATTTATTACGGTGTTTGTCAGTGCGGCGTTATTAGATAAGGAAAAAATAATGGAAGTTTCACTCCTTGATAAGTATGCTGCTCCGGGAGAAGGATTTTGGTTAGGTGCGGACGCAGGAGGACGTAGTATTCTCGGGCAACTTGTTATAGGTGCAAGAAATTCCATTGTAGTAGGATTTGCAGTAACATTTTTTACATCAATGATAGGAATTGTAGTAGGACTTATAACAGGATATTACGGTGGAACAATAGATAATATAATAATGAGAATAGTGGACTTTATAACGGTTCTTCCTACACTTATGCTTATAATAGTGTTTGTAACAATTGTTCCGAAATACAATCTTTATACATTTATTTTTATAATGAGTATATTTTATTGGACAGGAATAACAAGGCTTATAAGAAGTAAAGTTTTAACTGAAAGTCGTAGAGAATATGTACTGGCTTCAAAAACAATGGGAACGAGTGATTTTAAAATATTATTCAGAGAAATTCTTCCCAACATAAGTTCTATAATTATAGTAAACTCTACATTAAATCTGGCAGGAAATATAGGAATAGAAACAGGGTTGACATTTTTAGGGTTCGGATTCCCTCCATCCACACCGAGTCTCGGTACATTGGTAGGTTATGCCACAGATCCTGAAGTGCTGTCATCTAAGTTATGGATATGGCTCCCTGCTTCTTTGCTTATTCTTATTATGATGTTATCAATAAATTATGTAGGTCAAGCACTGAAAAGAGCCGCAGATGCAAGACAGAGATTAGGATAG
- the opp4B gene encoding oligopeptide ABC transporter permease, translated as MWKTVLRRVLIMLPQLFILSIIIFILAKLMPGDPFTGLITPQTDPAAIEELRRKAGLYDPWHIQYIRWMKNAFQGNFGMSYAYKIPVKTLIGQRANNTFILSLVSVILMYSIAVPLGVLAGRYQNSALDRVVTFYNYVSYAVPTYVLSLIMLWFFGYTLGWFPKTGSVTIGLDPGTFKYFIDKIHHIILPAMTYALLATTGTIQYLRNEVIDAKSLDYVKTARSKGVPEKKVYSKHIFRNSILPIAAFFGYTITGLLGGSIFIEQIYSYPGMGNLFISSISTRDYSVVTSLILLYGFLTLLGSLLSDIILSIVDPRIRIE; from the coding sequence ATGTGGAAAACGGTATTGAGAAGAGTTTTAATAATGCTGCCCCAACTGTTTATATTGAGTATAATAATCTTCATTCTGGCAAAATTAATGCCGGGAGATCCTTTTACAGGATTGATAACTCCCCAAACAGATCCGGCAGCCATAGAGGAATTGAGAAGAAAAGCCGGACTTTATGATCCGTGGCATATTCAATATATAAGATGGATGAAGAATGCTTTTCAGGGAAATTTCGGAATGAGTTATGCTTATAAAATACCTGTAAAAACTTTAATCGGTCAGAGAGCAAACAATACATTCATACTTTCACTTGTAAGTGTTATACTTATGTATTCTATAGCGGTTCCTTTAGGAGTACTTGCAGGAAGATATCAAAATTCCGCCCTTGACAGAGTGGTTACTTTTTATAATTATGTAAGTTATGCTGTTCCTACATATGTATTATCTTTAATAATGCTATGGTTTTTTGGATATACACTCGGCTGGTTTCCGAAAACAGGATCAGTGACAATAGGTCTTGATCCCGGAACATTTAAATATTTTATTGACAAAATACATCACATAATTTTGCCTGCAATGACTTATGCCCTACTTGCAACTACAGGTACGATACAATATTTGAGAAACGAAGTAATAGATGCAAAATCGCTTGACTATGTAAAAACTGCAAGAAGTAAAGGAGTTCCTGAAAAAAAAGTATACTCAAAACATATATTTAGAAATTCAATATTACCTATAGCGGCCTTTTTTGGATATACTATAACAGGATTACTCGGAGGTTCAATATTTATCGAACAGATATACAGCTATCCGGGAATGGGAAATCTCTTTATAAGTTCCATATCTACGAGAGATTACAGTGTGGTAACTTCACTTATACTGTTATACGGATTTTTAACATTACTGGGAAGTTTACTTTCAGATATTATTTTAAGTATAGTTGATCCGAGAATAAGGATAGAGTAG
- a CDS encoding ATP-binding cassette domain-containing protein, with protein MSFLDVKGLKVHYPIRGGFFNKIMDYVYAVDGIDISIERGKTYGLVGESGSGKSTIGKAIIGLEKIKEGTIIYEGKEIDKKFRNRKSDYNRNLQMIFQDSMSSLNPKKRVIDIIAEPLRNFENLTLEEEKRKVSELLEIVGMSDDALYKYPHEFSGGQRQRLGVARAVATKPKLIIADEPVSALDLSVQAQVLNYMKEIQKQFGLSYLFISHDLGVVKHMCDYMAIMYRGRFVEKGTKEDIYGNPKHIYTKRLIAAIPEVNPDHRVKNKENRIAVEKEYKENELEYYNENGKVYDLKKLSDTHYAALAHEVKGGD; from the coding sequence ATGAGCTTTCTGGATGTAAAGGGATTAAAGGTTCATTATCCCATTCGCGGAGGATTTTTTAATAAAATAATGGATTATGTCTATGCTGTAGACGGTATAGATATATCCATTGAAAGAGGAAAAACTTACGGTCTTGTGGGAGAATCGGGATCAGGAAAATCAACAATAGGAAAAGCTATTATAGGGCTTGAAAAAATAAAAGAAGGAACAATCATATACGAAGGAAAAGAAATTGATAAAAAATTCAGGAATAGAAAATCCGATTATAATAGAAATTTACAAATGATTTTTCAGGATTCAATGTCAAGTTTAAATCCTAAAAAACGTGTAATCGATATTATTGCAGAACCTTTAAGAAACTTTGAAAATCTCACTTTGGAAGAAGAAAAGAGAAAAGTTTCCGAGTTATTGGAAATTGTCGGAATGAGTGATGACGCATTATATAAATATCCCCATGAATTTTCGGGAGGACAGAGGCAGAGATTGGGAGTTGCCAGAGCAGTAGCGACAAAACCTAAACTCATAATAGCTGATGAACCTGTTTCAGCACTGGACTTGTCGGTTCAAGCACAAGTTCTGAATTATATGAAAGAAATACAGAAGCAGTTCGGATTAAGCTATCTGTTCATATCCCATGATTTAGGTGTGGTGAAACATATGTGTGACTATATGGCGATAATGTACAGAGGACGTTTTGTAGAGAAAGGAACGAAAGAGGATATATACGGTAATCCTAAACATATATATACAAAAAGACTGATTGCGGCTATTCCTGAAGTAAATCCAGATCATAGGGTTAAAAATAAGGAAAACAGAATTGCTGTTGAAAAGGAATATAAGGAAAATGAGTTGGAATATTATAATGAAAACGGAAAAGTTTATGATTTGAAAAAATTAAGCGATACTCATTATGCAGCATTGGCACATGAAGTTAAAGGAGGAGATTAA
- a CDS encoding ABC transporter ATP-binding protein: protein MEEDKVLLKINNLYTSFRIKDDYYPAVDNVSLDLKKNEILAIVGESGCGKSTLATSVMGLHNPLNTKIEGEIIYNGKNLLTLNESGYNEIRGNEIGMIFQDPLSALNPLMRVEEQIEEGLIYHTEMTSEERKQRVYKLLQQVGIPNYKRVARQFPHELSGGMRQRVMIAIALSCKPPIIIADEPTTALDVTIQAQILDLLKSLQNEIHAGIILITHDLGVVAEMADRVAVMYAGEIVEIAPVNELFNNPRHPYTRSLLNSIPQLEHQAEELHVIQGVVPSLIKLKRTGCRFAPRIPWIAESEHEEHPELHEVSAGHFVRCSCWKNFYFNSEKKLNNEYKYEENKINYSETEGS, encoded by the coding sequence TTGGAAGAAGATAAAGTTTTATTGAAGATCAATAACTTATATACGAGTTTCCGTATTAAAGATGATTACTATCCGGCAGTTGACAATGTATCGCTTGATTTGAAAAAAAATGAGATACTTGCAATAGTTGGAGAATCAGGCTGTGGGAAAAGTACCCTTGCCACTTCCGTTATGGGGTTACATAATCCTTTAAATACTAAAATTGAAGGAGAAATTATTTATAACGGAAAAAATTTATTAACACTGAACGAGAGCGGATATAATGAAATAAGAGGAAATGAAATAGGAATGATATTTCAGGATCCTTTGTCAGCTTTAAATCCTCTTATGAGAGTGGAAGAACAAATCGAAGAAGGATTGATTTACCATACTGAAATGACTTCAGAAGAGAGAAAACAGCGTGTATATAAGTTACTACAGCAGGTGGGTATTCCTAATTATAAAAGGGTTGCCAGGCAGTTTCCTCACGAGCTTTCAGGAGGAATGAGACAGCGTGTAATGATAGCTATTGCACTTTCCTGTAAACCACCTATTATAATAGCGGATGAACCTACTACAGCTCTTGATGTCACAATACAGGCACAGATACTTGATTTACTGAAATCACTGCAAAATGAAATTCATGCAGGTATTATTTTAATTACTCATGATTTGGGAGTTGTAGCCGAAATGGCAGATAGGGTAGCAGTGATGTATGCAGGTGAGATTGTGGAAATAGCACCTGTAAATGAGCTTTTTAATAATCCCAGACATCCTTATACTAGGTCACTTTTAAATTCCATACCGCAATTGGAACATCAGGCTGAAGAACTTCATGTAATACAAGGAGTGGTACCGTCATTAATAAAGCTTAAAAGAACAGGATGCAGATTTGCTCCAAGAATACCTTGGATTGCCGAAAGTGAACATGAGGAGCATCCTGAGTTGCATGAAGTGTCAGCGGGCCATTTTGTAAGATGCAGCTGCTGGAAAAATTTTTATTTTAATTCTGAAAAAAAATTAAATAATGAATATAAATATGAAGAAAACAAAATAAACTATTCTGAAACGGAGGGAAGTTAA